From a single Nocardioides sp. dk884 genomic region:
- a CDS encoding NADH-quinone oxidoreductase subunit M gives MSDLPWLTVLFAVPLLGALAVALMPRSSATLLKQVGIGVALLTAAVAVAIAAQFDVDGGMQLTETHTWIEAFGVHYALGIDGLGLLLVLLTVVLVPVVLLGAWDDGAEDPRAFVAWTLALEGLSLAVFTATDVFLFYVVFEATLIPAYFLIGGFGRVGRSAAAVKFLMFQLVGGLVLLAAVIGLYVVSADAGTPSYLLSDLMALDIDTTAGRWLFAGFFIAFAIKAPLFPVHTWLADTTEKATPGTSILLVCVLDKIGTFGMLRFCLGIFPEASQWATPLVVVIALISIVYGALVAIGQDDLLRLIGLTSLSHFGFITLGIFAMSTLGGSGAVLYMVNHGLGTAALFLVAGYLIRRRGTTLISEMGGYERTMPVLAGLFLVAGLATLSLPGLSPFVSEFLVIVAAFDYHWLAGAVAVTGIVLAAIYVLWAYQRIMTGPGRVEVETDPSTEPGTPVPVGAPVGGPAGAPEPGAAPAVTLSPAPAALTTRDLGVREVVAAAPLVVGLVLFGFWPMPLLDVSNPTVESLLSHVGVSDDPPQVDESAAIVGETEEGH, from the coding sequence ATGTCCGACCTTCCCTGGCTCACCGTCCTCTTCGCGGTCCCGCTGCTCGGCGCGCTGGCGGTGGCGCTGATGCCGCGCAGCTCCGCCACCCTGCTCAAGCAGGTGGGCATCGGGGTCGCGCTGCTGACCGCGGCGGTCGCGGTGGCGATCGCCGCGCAGTTCGACGTCGACGGCGGCATGCAGCTCACCGAGACCCACACCTGGATCGAGGCGTTCGGCGTCCACTATGCCCTCGGCATCGACGGCCTCGGGCTGCTGCTGGTGCTGCTGACAGTGGTGCTCGTCCCGGTGGTGCTCCTCGGTGCCTGGGACGACGGCGCGGAGGACCCGCGTGCCTTCGTCGCCTGGACCCTGGCCCTCGAGGGCCTCTCGCTGGCGGTGTTCACCGCCACCGACGTGTTCTTGTTCTACGTGGTCTTCGAGGCCACGCTGATCCCCGCCTACTTCCTGATCGGCGGCTTCGGCCGGGTCGGTCGCTCGGCCGCCGCGGTGAAGTTCTTGATGTTCCAGCTCGTCGGCGGCCTCGTGCTCCTCGCCGCCGTCATCGGGCTGTACGTCGTCTCCGCCGACGCCGGCACCCCGTCGTACCTCCTGAGCGACCTGATGGCGCTGGACATCGACACCACCGCGGGCCGCTGGCTGTTCGCCGGGTTCTTCATCGCCTTCGCGATCAAGGCGCCGCTGTTCCCGGTGCACACCTGGCTGGCCGACACCACCGAGAAGGCGACCCCCGGCACCTCGATCCTGCTGGTCTGCGTGCTCGACAAGATCGGCACCTTCGGCATGCTGCGCTTCTGCCTCGGCATCTTCCCCGAGGCCTCGCAGTGGGCCACCCCGCTGGTGGTGGTGATCGCGCTGATCTCGATCGTCTACGGCGCGCTCGTGGCGATCGGCCAGGACGACCTGCTGCGCCTGATCGGCCTGACCTCGCTGAGCCACTTCGGCTTCATCACCCTGGGCATCTTCGCGATGAGCACCCTGGGCGGCAGCGGCGCCGTGCTCTACATGGTCAACCACGGTCTCGGCACCGCCGCGCTGTTCCTGGTGGCGGGCTACCTGATCCGGCGCCGCGGCACCACGCTGATCAGCGAGATGGGCGGCTACGAGCGCACCATGCCGGTGCTCGCCGGGCTCTTCCTCGTCGCGGGTCTGGCCACCTTGAGCCTGCCCGGCCTGAGCCCGTTCGTCTCGGAGTTCCTGGTCATCGTGGCCGCGTTCGACTACCACTGGCTCGCCGGTGCGGTCGCGGTCACCGGCATCGTGCTCGCGGCGATCTACGTGCTGTGGGCCTACCAGCGGATCATGACCGGCCCGGGCCGGGTGGAGGTCGAGACCGACCCCAGCACCGAGCCCGGCACCCCCGTCCCGGTCGGCGCCCCCGTCGGCGGACCGGCCGGTGCCCCCGAGCCCGGCGCGGCACCCGCCGTCACGCTGAGCCCGGCCCCGGCCGCGCTCACCACCCGCGACCTCGGCGTCCGCGAGGTCGTCGCCGCGGCGCCGCTGGTCGTCGGCCTGGTGCTGTTCGGCTTCTGGCCGATGCCGCTGCTCGACGTCAGCAACCCGACGGTCGAGTCCCTGCTCAGCCACGTCGGGGTCAGTGACGACCCGCCGCAGGTCGACGAGAGCGCCGCCATCGTCGGCGAGACCGAGGAAGGCCACTGA
- the nuoN gene encoding NADH-quinone oxidoreductase subunit NuoN, which produces MEFVKPTVEYAELAPLLIVFGVAVVGVLVEAFAPRPLRRPIQLALSGVGLVAAFATTVWVATDLDVVADGAARGLVAAGGTIVVDGPSVFLWGLILLFAAGGLMLFSERRLEGGLSAFAGQAAALPGTEAERRASSQGLDHTEVYPLMMFAVGGMMLFPASGDLLTMFVALEVLSLPLYLLCGLARRRRLLSQEAALKYFLLGAFSSAFFLYGVAMTYGFAGSMQLERIAEAVRNGGGSSPLLLIGIGMLAVGLLFKVGAAPFHAWTPDVYQGAPTAVTAFMAACTKIAAFGALMRLFQVAFGANRWDWQPMLWVVAILTMLVGAVLAVAQRDVKRMLAYSSIAHTGFLLTGVLGVQATSDLADGEVTSMQAVLFYLATYGFAMVAAFGIVTLVRDAGGEATSFERWAGLGRRSPLVAGAFALLLLSMAGIPLTAGFVGKWAVFTVAMSAGAWPVVAVAIAASAIAIFFYVRQIRLMFFTEPEGEVASVVTPSLATSAVIAVGVLGTLVLGLVPGPVLDLAAHAGQFLR; this is translated from the coding sequence ATGGAGTTCGTCAAGCCCACCGTCGAGTACGCCGAGCTGGCGCCGCTGCTGATCGTCTTCGGCGTGGCCGTCGTCGGGGTGCTCGTGGAGGCCTTCGCGCCGCGCCCGCTGCGCCGACCGATCCAGCTCGCGCTGTCCGGCGTCGGCCTGGTCGCCGCCTTCGCCACCACCGTCTGGGTCGCCACCGACCTCGACGTGGTCGCCGACGGGGCCGCGCGTGGCCTGGTCGCCGCGGGCGGCACGATCGTGGTCGACGGGCCGAGCGTGTTCTTGTGGGGCCTGATCCTGCTGTTCGCCGCCGGCGGGCTGATGCTGTTCTCCGAGCGCCGCCTCGAGGGCGGGCTCTCGGCGTTCGCCGGCCAGGCCGCGGCGCTGCCCGGCACCGAGGCCGAGCGGCGCGCGTCCAGCCAGGGCCTGGACCACACCGAGGTCTACCCGCTGATGATGTTCGCCGTCGGCGGCATGATGCTGTTCCCCGCCTCCGGCGACCTGCTGACGATGTTCGTCGCCCTCGAGGTGCTCTCGCTGCCGCTGTACCTGCTGTGCGGGCTGGCGCGGCGTCGCCGCCTGCTGAGCCAGGAGGCCGCGCTGAAGTACTTCCTGCTCGGCGCGTTCTCCTCGGCCTTCTTCCTCTACGGCGTGGCGATGACCTACGGCTTCGCCGGGTCGATGCAGCTGGAGCGGATCGCCGAGGCCGTGCGCAACGGGGGCGGCAGCTCGCCGCTGCTGCTGATCGGCATCGGCATGCTGGCCGTCGGCCTGCTGTTCAAGGTGGGCGCCGCGCCGTTCCACGCCTGGACCCCCGACGTCTACCAGGGCGCGCCCACGGCCGTCACCGCGTTCATGGCCGCGTGCACCAAGATCGCGGCGTTCGGCGCGCTGATGCGGCTGTTCCAGGTCGCGTTCGGTGCGAACCGGTGGGACTGGCAGCCGATGCTGTGGGTGGTCGCCATCCTCACCATGCTCGTCGGCGCCGTGCTCGCCGTCGCCCAGCGCGACGTGAAGCGGATGCTGGCCTACTCCTCGATCGCGCACACCGGGTTCCTGCTCACCGGCGTGCTCGGCGTCCAGGCGACCTCCGACCTCGCGGACGGCGAGGTCACCTCGATGCAGGCGGTGCTGTTCTACCTGGCGACGTACGGCTTCGCGATGGTCGCGGCGTTCGGCATCGTCACCCTGGTGCGCGACGCCGGCGGCGAGGCGACGTCGTTCGAGCGGTGGGCGGGCCTCGGGCGGCGCTCGCCGCTGGTCGCCGGCGCGTTCGCGCTGCTGCTGCTCTCGATGGCCGGGATCCCGCTCACCGCCGGGTTCGTCGGCAAGTGGGCGGTCTTCACCGTGGCCATGTCGGCGGGGGCCTGGCCGGTCGTCGCGGTGGCCATCGCCGCGAGTGCGATCGCGATCTTCTTCTACGTCCGCCAGATCCGGCTGATGTTCTTCACCGAGCCGGAGGGGGAGGTGGCCAGCGTGGTCACCCCGTCGCTGGCGACCTCGGCGGTGATCGCGGTCGGCGTGCTGGGGACGCTCGTACTGGGCCTGGTGCCCGGCCCCGTGCTCGACCTCGCGGCCCATGCGGGACAATTCCTCAGGTGA
- a CDS encoding polyprenyl synthetase family protein, whose protein sequence is MSSTLALPVTDPALEARLRERLAVVEKALYAHVQSRYPYVTEAASHLLDAGGKRFRPFLVLLAAETGPRPADDAVVTAACVVEITHVGSLYHDDVMDEAALRRGADSANARWDNLVAILTGDFLFAKSSELTATLGSEAVRIQAETFTRLVEGQILETVAPGPDEDPLEHYLEVVAGKTGSLIATSARYGARFGGAPREVEEALAEYGEIVGSAFQLSDDILDIASETAESGKTPGTDLREGVPTLPVLMAKASTDPADARLLELLDADLSDDALHAEALELLRRHPAMEQARAYVVARAQEAKARLAAVPEGPVRDALEAFADAVAIRGA, encoded by the coding sequence GTGAGCTCCACACTGGCCCTGCCCGTCACCGATCCGGCTCTGGAAGCGCGCCTGCGCGAACGCCTCGCCGTGGTCGAGAAGGCCCTCTACGCCCACGTCCAGAGCCGCTACCCCTACGTCACGGAGGCGGCCAGCCACCTCCTCGACGCGGGCGGCAAGCGCTTCCGCCCGTTCCTCGTGCTGCTCGCGGCCGAGACCGGCCCGCGCCCGGCGGACGACGCCGTGGTCACCGCGGCCTGCGTCGTGGAGATCACCCACGTCGGGTCGCTCTACCACGACGACGTCATGGACGAGGCGGCCCTGCGCCGCGGCGCCGACTCGGCCAACGCCCGCTGGGACAACCTGGTCGCGATCCTGACCGGCGACTTCTTGTTCGCGAAGTCCTCCGAGCTCACCGCCACCCTCGGCTCGGAGGCGGTGCGCATCCAGGCGGAGACCTTCACCCGCCTGGTCGAGGGCCAGATCCTCGAGACCGTCGCGCCCGGCCCCGACGAGGACCCGCTCGAGCACTACCTCGAGGTCGTCGCCGGCAAGACCGGCTCGCTGATCGCCACCTCGGCGCGCTACGGCGCCCGCTTCGGCGGCGCGCCGCGCGAGGTGGAGGAGGCGCTCGCCGAGTACGGCGAGATCGTCGGCAGCGCCTTCCAGCTCTCCGACGACATCCTCGACATCGCCTCGGAGACCGCGGAGTCGGGCAAGACCCCCGGCACCGACCTGCGCGAGGGCGTGCCGACGCTGCCGGTGCTGATGGCCAAGGCCTCCACCGACCCCGCGGACGCCCGCCTGCTCGAGCTGCTCGACGCCGACCTCAGCGACGACGCCCTGCACGCCGAGGCGCTGGAGCTGCTGCGCCGCCACCCGGCGATGGAGCAGGCCCGGGCCTACGTCGTCGCGCGCGCCCAGGAGGCCAAGGCGCGCCTGGCCGCCGTCCCCGAGGGGCCGGTGCGCGACGCGCTCGAGGCGTTCGCCGACGCGGTCGCGATCCGCGGCGCCTGA
- the rarD gene encoding EamA family transporter RarD produces the protein MLEHRRGLLFGAAAYLMWGAFPLYFPLLEPAGAVEILAHRVVWSAVTMGVIVLVMRRGGAVRAVLADRRSALLLGLAAIVISVNWVTYIWGVNNDRVVEASLGYFINPLVTVLMGVLLLGERLRPLQWGAIGVAAAAVAVLTWDYGHPPYVALVLAFSFGSYGLIKKTVGVGAIESLTVETALLAPLATAYLVVLGVGGTAQFGQHGIGHALLFMSAGVVTAVPLLCFGGAATRIPMVTLGLLQYLTPVLQFACGVLIFDEQMPPARWAGFALVWLALAVFTVEALRHRRRQLRLAVDASTAA, from the coding sequence ATGCTGGAGCATCGTCGGGGTCTGCTGTTCGGCGCCGCGGCGTACCTCATGTGGGGCGCGTTCCCGCTCTACTTCCCGCTGCTCGAGCCCGCCGGCGCCGTGGAGATCCTCGCCCACCGGGTGGTGTGGTCGGCGGTCACGATGGGCGTGATCGTGCTGGTGATGCGACGCGGTGGCGCCGTGCGCGCGGTGCTGGCCGACCGGCGCAGCGCGCTGCTGCTGGGGCTCGCCGCGATCGTGATCAGCGTGAACTGGGTGACCTACATCTGGGGCGTCAACAACGACCGGGTGGTCGAGGCGTCGCTGGGCTACTTCATCAACCCGCTGGTGACGGTCCTGATGGGCGTGCTGCTCCTCGGCGAGCGACTGCGCCCGCTGCAGTGGGGAGCGATCGGCGTCGCGGCCGCCGCGGTGGCGGTGCTGACCTGGGACTACGGGCACCCGCCGTACGTCGCGCTGGTGCTGGCCTTCTCCTTCGGCAGCTACGGCCTGATCAAGAAGACCGTGGGGGTCGGCGCGATCGAGAGCCTGACCGTGGAGACGGCCCTCCTGGCGCCCCTGGCGACGGCGTACCTGGTCGTGCTCGGGGTGGGCGGCACCGCGCAGTTCGGCCAGCACGGGATCGGGCACGCGCTGCTCTTCATGAGCGCCGGGGTCGTGACCGCGGTGCCGCTGCTGTGCTTCGGCGGGGCGGCCACCCGGATCCCGATGGTCACCCTGGGGCTGTTGCAGTACCTCACGCCGGTGCTGCAGTTCGCCTGCGGCGTGCTGATCTTCGATGAGCAGATGCCGCCCGCGCGCTGGGCCGGCTTCGCGCTCGTCTGGCTCGCCCTCGCGGTGTTCACCGTCGAGGCGCTGCGCCACCGCCGGCGCCAGCTGCGCCTGGCCGTGGACGCCAGCACCGCCGCCTGA
- a CDS encoding 2-oxoacid:ferredoxin oxidoreductase subunit beta, giving the protein MTTTDPGTDLGLPALRTGTELVPSTDAAQTGKDYTSDQEVRWCPGCGDYAVLKAVQGFLPGLGLRRENIVFVSGIGCSSRFPYYLDTFGMHSIHGRAPSIATGLATAREDLSVWVVTGDGDALSIGGNHLIHALRRNVNMTILLFNNRIYGLTKGQYSPTSETGKVTKSTPMGSVDHPFNPVSLALGAEASFVARTIDSDRKHLTSVLAAAAAHRGTSLVEIYQNCPIFNDGAFDAIKNNDTKHDAIIPLVHGEAIRFGATLEDGLGHKGLIRDPATGGVTVAEVSEVGTEAVLVHDAHNPDPSIAFAISRLTEMGYLNQTPIGIFRQVERPTYDDQARAQITTAKGDQDDDPSNRLAALIGGGDTWTVV; this is encoded by the coding sequence GTGACGACCACCGATCCCGGCACCGACCTCGGGCTGCCCGCGCTGCGCACCGGCACCGAGCTGGTCCCCAGCACCGACGCCGCGCAGACCGGCAAGGACTACACCTCCGACCAGGAGGTCCGCTGGTGCCCCGGCTGCGGCGACTACGCCGTCCTCAAGGCCGTCCAGGGCTTCCTGCCCGGCCTCGGGCTGCGCCGCGAGAACATCGTGTTCGTCTCCGGCATCGGCTGCTCCAGCCGCTTCCCGTACTACCTCGACACCTTCGGGATGCACTCCATCCACGGCCGTGCGCCCTCGATCGCGACCGGCCTGGCCACCGCGCGCGAGGACCTCTCGGTGTGGGTCGTCACCGGCGACGGCGACGCGCTGTCCATCGGCGGCAACCACCTCATCCATGCCCTGCGCCGCAACGTCAACATGACGATCCTGCTGTTCAACAACCGGATCTACGGCCTCACCAAGGGTCAGTACTCCCCCACCTCCGAGACCGGCAAGGTCACCAAGTCCACCCCGATGGGCTCGGTGGACCACCCGTTCAACCCGGTCTCCCTGGCCCTGGGCGCCGAGGCGTCGTTCGTGGCCCGCACGATCGACTCCGACCGCAAGCACCTCACCTCGGTGCTCGCCGCCGCCGCCGCGCACCGCGGCACCAGCCTGGTCGAGATCTACCAGAACTGCCCGATCTTCAACGACGGCGCGTTCGATGCGATCAAGAACAACGACACCAAGCACGACGCGATCATCCCGCTCGTGCACGGTGAGGCGATCCGCTTCGGCGCCACCCTCGAGGACGGCCTGGGCCACAAGGGCCTGATCCGTGACCCCGCCACCGGCGGCGTCACCGTCGCCGAGGTCTCCGAGGTCGGCACCGAGGCGGTCCTCGTCCACGACGCCCACAACCCCGACCCCTCGATCGCCTTCGCGATCTCGCGGCTCACCGAGATGGGCTACCTCAACCAGACCCCCATCGGGATCTTCCGCCAGGTCGAGCGCCCCACCTACGACGACCAGGCCCGCGCCCAGATCACCACGGCCAAGGGCGACCAGGACGACGACCCCAGCAACCGCCTCGCCGCCCTCATCGGCGGCGGCGACACCTGGACAGTCGTCTGA
- a CDS encoding 2-oxoacid:acceptor oxidoreductase subunit alpha has translation MSSETTKPVKQLDRVIIRFAGDSGDGMQLTGDRFTQESASFGNDLATLPNFPAEIRAPQGTIPGVSSFQVHFADHDILTPGDAPDVLVAMNPAALRANLGDLPKGATIIVDTHDFTKRNLDKAGYTVNPLDEDNDTLAEFAVQPVDLTGMTIEAVKEFGLSRKDAARAKNMFALGLVSWMYGRPTDSTIAFLTRRFAKVPAIRDANITAFKAGWYFGETTEAFAVSYEVKPAPVAAGTYRNITGNLALAYGLVAAGVQADLPVFLGTYPITPASDILHELSKHKSFGITTFQAEDEIAGIGAAIGASFGGALGVTSTSGPGVALKSEAIGLAVMTELPLVVVNVQRGGPSTGLPTKTEQSDLLQAMFGRNGESPVPVIAPQSPGDCFAAAIEAARIAITYRTPVMLLSDGMLANGSEPWRVPEVAELPRIEPGFATGPNHVSAKNAKENGPDAEPDEFWPYLRDADTLARPWAVPGTAGIEHRIGGLEKADGHGNISYDTDNHDKMTRLRQAKIDRIADSLPPLVVDDPSGAAKVLVIGWGSTYGPIGAGIRRVRKAGFNVAQVHLRHINPFPKDLGEILKRYDKVLVPEMNLGQLSLLLRAEYLVDAIGYNQVRGLPLKAAELAEAIAELVAKAEGVPVDLSNTDTDDTDANPVSTHTAQIAEAKK, from the coding sequence GTGTCCAGCGAGACCACCAAGCCGGTCAAGCAGCTCGACCGGGTGATCATCCGTTTTGCCGGTGACTCCGGCGACGGGATGCAGCTGACGGGTGACCGGTTCACTCAGGAGTCGGCGTCGTTCGGCAACGACCTGGCGACGCTGCCGAACTTCCCGGCCGAGATCCGGGCCCCTCAGGGCACGATCCCGGGGGTGTCGTCGTTCCAGGTGCACTTCGCCGACCACGACATCCTGACCCCGGGCGACGCCCCCGACGTGCTGGTCGCGATGAACCCGGCCGCGCTGCGCGCGAACCTGGGCGACCTGCCCAAGGGCGCGACGATCATCGTGGACACCCACGACTTCACCAAGCGCAACCTGGACAAGGCCGGCTACACCGTCAACCCCCTCGACGAGGACAACGACACGCTCGCGGAGTTCGCCGTGCAGCCGGTCGACCTCACCGGGATGACGATCGAGGCGGTCAAGGAGTTCGGGCTCTCGCGCAAGGACGCCGCGCGGGCCAAGAACATGTTCGCCCTCGGCCTGGTCTCCTGGATGTACGGGCGGCCCACCGACTCCACGATCGCGTTCCTGACGCGCCGCTTCGCGAAGGTCCCCGCGATCAGGGATGCGAACATCACCGCGTTCAAGGCCGGCTGGTACTTCGGTGAGACCACCGAGGCGTTCGCGGTCTCCTACGAGGTCAAGCCGGCCCCGGTGGCCGCAGGCACCTACCGCAACATCACCGGCAACCTCGCGCTGGCCTACGGCCTGGTCGCGGCCGGTGTGCAGGCCGACCTGCCGGTGTTCCTGGGCACCTACCCCATCACCCCGGCCTCCGACATCCTGCACGAGCTGAGCAAGCACAAGTCGTTCGGGATCACCACCTTCCAGGCCGAGGACGAGATCGCCGGCATCGGTGCCGCGATCGGGGCGTCCTTCGGTGGCGCACTGGGTGTCACCTCGACCTCGGGGCCCGGTGTGGCGCTGAAGTCCGAGGCGATCGGCCTGGCGGTGATGACCGAGCTGCCGCTGGTGGTGGTCAACGTCCAGCGCGGCGGCCCGTCCACGGGCCTGCCGACCAAGACCGAGCAGTCGGACCTGCTGCAGGCGATGTTCGGGCGCAACGGTGAGTCCCCGGTCCCGGTGATCGCGCCGCAGTCGCCCGGCGACTGCTTCGCCGCCGCGATCGAGGCCGCCCGGATCGCGATCACCTACCGCACCCCGGTGATGCTGCTCTCCGACGGCATGCTGGCCAACGGCTCGGAGCCCTGGCGAGTCCCGGAGGTCGCCGAGCTGCCCCGCATCGAGCCCGGCTTCGCCACCGGCCCCAACCACGTCTCGGCCAAGAACGCCAAGGAGAACGGCCCCGACGCCGAGCCCGACGAGTTCTGGCCCTACCTGCGTGACGCCGACACCCTCGCGCGTCCGTGGGCGGTGCCCGGCACGGCCGGCATCGAGCACCGCATCGGCGGCCTGGAGAAGGCCGACGGGCACGGCAACATCTCCTACGACACCGACAACCACGACAAGATGACCCGGCTGCGCCAGGCCAAGATCGACCGGATCGCCGACTCCCTGCCCCCGCTGGTCGTCGACGACCCCTCCGGTGCCGCGAAGGTCCTGGTCATCGGGTGGGGCTCCACCTACGGCCCCATCGGCGCCGGCATCCGCCGCGTCCGCAAGGCCGGGTTCAACGTCGCCCAGGTCCACCTGCGCCACATCAACCCGTTCCCGAAGGACCTCGGGGAGATCCTCAAGCGCTACGACAAGGTGCTGGTCCCCGAGATGAACCTCGGCCAGCTCTCGCTGCTGCTGCGTGCGGAATACCTGGTCGATGCGATCGGCTACAACCAGGTCCGCGGCCTCCCGCTGAAGGCCGCCGAGCTCGCCGAGGCCATCGCCGAGCTCGTGGCGAAGGCCGAGGGCGTCCCGGTCGACCTGTCCAACACCGACACCGACGACACCGACGCCAACCCCGTCAGCACCCACACCGCTCAGATCGCGGAGGCGAAGAAGTGA
- a CDS encoding sulfate ABC transporter substrate-binding protein translates to MKRNLKTWVAGGLAGGLALSLAACGGDADGGDSDTLSIVGFAVPEAANKAIGEEFNKTEEGEGIRFKTSYGASGDQSRAVESGLDADYVHFSVASDVTRLVDAGLVEDDWDAGDNKGVVSRSVVVFGVRDGNPEDIQDWDDLIKPGVEIVTPNPASSGAARWNALAAWGQVVANGGTEAEAKTYVDKFFANVVSLPGSGRDATTSFLGGTGDVLMAYENEAILAAQNDEGFEYIIPETTLLIENPGAVLKDADPVAQDWLDFVLSDEGQRQFALTGFRPIRDDVDFGGTVEGAKDPSDPFPTVPNLLTVEKDFGDWDTVSTKFFDEEDGLITKAIAASGKAD, encoded by the coding sequence ATGAAGCGGAACCTGAAGACGTGGGTGGCCGGCGGCCTTGCCGGCGGCCTGGCGCTGTCGCTCGCGGCGTGCGGTGGGGACGCCGACGGCGGCGACAGCGACACGCTGAGCATCGTCGGCTTCGCCGTCCCCGAGGCGGCCAACAAGGCGATCGGCGAGGAGTTCAACAAGACCGAGGAGGGGGAGGGCATTCGGTTCAAGACCTCCTACGGCGCCTCCGGCGACCAGAGCCGCGCGGTCGAGAGCGGACTGGACGCCGACTACGTCCACTTCTCCGTCGCCAGCGACGTGACCCGCCTCGTCGACGCCGGCCTGGTCGAGGACGACTGGGACGCGGGGGACAACAAGGGCGTGGTGTCGCGCTCGGTGGTGGTCTTCGGTGTCCGCGACGGCAACCCCGAGGACATCCAGGACTGGGACGACCTGATCAAGCCGGGCGTCGAGATCGTCACCCCGAACCCCGCCTCCTCCGGCGCGGCCCGCTGGAACGCGCTCGCTGCCTGGGGCCAGGTCGTGGCCAACGGCGGCACCGAGGCCGAGGCCAAGACCTACGTCGACAAGTTCTTCGCCAACGTCGTGTCGCTGCCCGGCAGCGGTCGCGACGCGACCACCAGCTTCCTCGGCGGCACCGGTGACGTGCTGATGGCCTACGAGAACGAGGCGATCCTGGCCGCGCAGAACGACGAGGGCTTCGAGTACATCATCCCGGAGACCACGCTGCTCATCGAGAACCCGGGCGCCGTGCTCAAGGACGCCGACCCGGTCGCCCAGGACTGGCTGGACTTCGTGCTCAGCGACGAGGGCCAGCGCCAGTTCGCGCTGACCGGCTTCCGCCCGATCCGCGACGACGTCGACTTCGGCGGCACGGTGGAGGGTGCGAAGGACCCCAGCGACCCGTTCCCGACCGTGCCCAACCTGCTGACGGTCGAGAAGGACTTCGGTGACTGGGACACGGTCTCCACGAAGTTCTTCGACGAGGAGGACGGCCTGATCACCAAGGCCATCGCTGCCTCCGGCAAGGCGGACTGA
- the cysT gene encoding sulfate ABC transporter permease subunit CysT: MATTTIASGRPAGKRPRRSSTPTNLTRASGLGLGVAMIWFSLLVLIPLCAVIITAAEGGWGSFWATITNEQTASAIRLTVLTSALVTLVNVFMGTLIAWVLVRDRFPGKAALEVLIDIPFALPTIVAGLVLLSLYGTDSPLGVDVANQRSSVFLAFLFVTLPFVVRMVQPVLEELEKDVEDAAASLGASRLTTFRRIILPSLTPAIAAGAALSFARGVSEYGSLVLLSGNLPFKTEVVSVRILGSVENDNLAGAASVATVLLVISLAVIVALDIIQRKVASRG; the protein is encoded by the coding sequence ATGGCCACGACCACTATCGCGAGTGGCCGACCGGCGGGGAAGCGTCCCCGCCGGTCGTCCACGCCCACCAACCTGACCAGGGCCTCCGGCCTGGGCCTGGGTGTGGCGATGATCTGGTTCAGCCTGCTCGTCCTCATCCCTCTCTGCGCGGTGATCATCACCGCCGCCGAGGGTGGCTGGGGCAGCTTCTGGGCCACCATCACCAACGAGCAGACCGCCTCGGCGATCCGGCTGACCGTCCTGACCTCAGCCCTCGTCACCCTGGTCAACGTCTTCATGGGAACGCTCATCGCCTGGGTGCTGGTCCGTGACCGGTTCCCCGGCAAGGCGGCCCTCGAAGTCCTCATCGACATCCCGTTCGCGCTGCCCACGATCGTGGCCGGCCTCGTGCTGCTCTCCCTCTACGGCACCGACAGCCCCCTGGGCGTCGACGTCGCCAACCAGCGCTCCTCGGTGTTCTTGGCGTTCCTGTTCGTGACGCTGCCGTTCGTGGTGCGCATGGTGCAGCCGGTGCTCGAGGAGCTGGAGAAGGACGTCGAGGACGCCGCGGCCTCGCTCGGCGCCAGCAGGCTCACGACGTTTCGCCGCATCATCCTGCCCAGCCTCACCCCGGCCATCGCGGCCGGCGCCGCGCTCTCCTTCGCGCGCGGGGTGAGCGAGTACGGCTCGCTCGTGCTGCTCTCGGGCAACCTGCCGTTCAAGACCGAGGTCGTCTCGGTGCGCATCCTCGGCAGCGTCGAGAACGACAACCTGGCCGGCGCGGCCTCGGTGGCCACCGTGCTGCTGGTGATCTCGCTCGCCGTGATCGTCGCCCTCGACATCATCCAGCGGAAGGTGGCGTCCCGTGGCTGA